One window of the Bombus affinis isolate iyBomAffi1 chromosome 10, iyBomAffi1.2, whole genome shotgun sequence genome contains the following:
- the LOC126920895 gene encoding collagen alpha-5(IV) chain-like isoform X8, whose product MLGRVRAAFFSLVIATSLLQYTQQQGSRQSREVILNISDEQKIQYLNQDFYSNAYNYGYEVSPNGQFHHEVRGPDDITYGCYGYIDPFGKLKTTFYISDGWGYRVVQPGNSVELFLHEHEHHHEDDTGQHHQEHDDHHDHHGVITEWANLYFPEICRQFDGTGSGSNVIPIPGYPGMPEKPSQPGYPGKPGTPGIPGTPGTPGQPGYPGTPPQPGYPGTPGTPGTPGTPGYPGTPPQPGYPGKPGTPGTPGTPGTPGQPGYPGTPPQPGYPGKPGTPGTPGTPGTPGQPGYPGTPPQPGYPGKPGTPGTPGTPGTPGQPGYPGTPPQPGYPGKPGTPGTPGTPGTPGTPGQPGYPGTPPQPGYPGTPGIPGTPGTPGYPGTPPQPGYPGKPGTPGTPGTPGTPGQPGYPGTPPQPGYPGEPGTPGTPGTPGTPGQPGYPGTPPQPGYPGKPGTPGTPGTPGTPGQPGYPGTPPQPGYPGTPGIPGTPGTPGYPGTPPQPGYPGKPGTPGTPGTPGTPGSPGQPGYPEKPPQPGYPGKPGAPGTPGTPGTPGKPGYPGKPPQPGYPGKPGTPGTPGTPGTPGQPGYPGTPPQPGYPGTPGIPGTPGTPGTPPQPGYPGTPPQPGYPGTPGTPGTPGTPGTPPQPGYPGKPGTPGTPGTPGTPGQPGYPGTPPQPGYPGTPGTPGTPGTPGTPGQPGYPGTPPQHGYPGTPGTPGTPGTPGKPPQPGYPGKPGTPGTPGTPGTPGQPGYPGTPPQPGYPGTPGTPGTPGTPGTPPQPGYPGKPGTPGTPGQPGYPGTPSQPGYPGTPGTPGYPGKPGTPGTPDTPGTPGQPGFPGIPPQPGYPGTPGIPGGPAHPGYPGTPGIPGKPGKPGKPGKPGKPGKPGVPAIPEQPPYPGSSETPETPGIPYPPPYPPSPEYPVSPGSPGAPGLPGIPGIPGKPGRPGKPGKPAKPSKPGHPSHPGYPGSPGSPGSPGHPGSPGTPGHPGTPGTPGTPGIPGTPPIPPRPGYPGIPGTPGIPGTPGTPPIPPQPGYPGIPGTPGIPGTPGTPPIPPQPGYPGIPGTPGIPGTPGTPPIPPQPGYPGIPGTPGIPGTPGTPPIPPQPGYPGIPGTPGIPGTPGTPPIPPQPGYPGIPGTPGIPGTPGTPPIPPQPGYPGIPGTPGIPGTPGTPPIPPQPGYPGIPGTPGIPGTPGTPPIPPQPGYPGTPGTPGTPGIPGIPGKPGKPGKPGRPGKPGVPPVPPQPGYPGTPPYPEIPGKPGKPGHHGHPGSSTPDQPPYPPYPGYPPGHEGPIGGVGPDGPNGPWPNGPDGPQGPSGPGGPGGPGGPGGPEGGIGGVGGIGGDGPPGPDGPWPTGSPGPDGPWPGDPDYVPGAHPTIRPHYEGPIKIQYPIKYYEPTTPTSYVYPLYGQKQVERLTSNSKFELKYFNNETSKEGYEKNVESTTFTYPSKISGPIGVKDTYIDSQFGNRSQRPGYQTGQVNQNADEINSLLQTQRKELRKYTEQEDQSNYEDLKKIVSQIPQTVYDEVGPTTSEKYSSRERLQQSSRENRKYPQQVTKLSEPVIRIETSPEENTAALIKQVNQLSEKSSEPNFEFAAIGVQPPNPINIKPYEQSVGPDPETCPCYLVEPGNDTVTTTSTTSIPLIGQLGFIPVVFVPYCPGNDETDSENMKDMFPSAMPVPYACDTCGLQTGKIETKLLSVNQLGNIENLREALRQAKLGFLNVSARRRTERRGAKSRHVK is encoded by the exons GTGATTGCCACATCTCTGTTGCAATACACACAGCAACAAGGAAGTAGGCAGAGTAGAGAAGTAATATTGAACATCAGTGACGAGCAGAAAATTCAATACCTAAATCAAGATTTCTATTCGA ATGCATATAATTATGGCTATGAAGTAAGTCCCAACGGACAATTTCATCACGAGGTACGCGGTCCAGACGACATCACGTATGGATGCTATGGATATATTGATCCATTTGGAAAGCTGAAAACAACGTTCTACATCAGCGATGGTTGGGGATATCGAGTTGTTCAACCAGGAAACTCGGTTGAATTGTTCCTTCATGAACACGAACATCACCACGAAGATGACACAGGACAACATCATCAGGAACATGATGATCATCACGATCATCATGGGGTGATTACAGAATGGGCAAATTTGTATTTCCCAGAAATATGTAGACAATTCGATGGAACAGGTTCCGGATCAAACGTCATACCAATACCAG GATATCCTGGAATGCCGGAAAAACCATCACAACCAGGATATCCAGGCAAACCAGGAACTCCTGGTATACCTGGCACACCAGGAACGCCAGGACAACCCGGCTATCCTGGAACACCACCACAACCTGGATACCCAGGAACGCCTGGAACACCAG GTACACCGGGAACACCGGGATATCCTGGAACACCACCCCAACCCGGATATCCAGGCAAACCCGGAACACCTGGCACTCCTGGCACAC CTGGAACGCCAGGACAACCCGGCTATCCTGGAACACCACCACAACCCGGATACCCAGGCAAACCCGGAACACCTGGTACACCCGGAACACCAGGAACGCCAGGACAACCCGGCTATCCTGGAACACCACCACAAC CTGGATACCCAGGCAAACCCGGAACACCTGGCACCCCTGGCACACCTGGAACGCCAGGACAACCCGGCTATCCTGGAACACCACCACAACCCGGATACCCAGGCAAACCCGGAACACCTGGCACACCTGGCACACCAGGCACAC CAGGAACGCCAGGACAACCCGGCTATCCTGGAACACCACCACAACCTGGATACCCAGGCACGCCTGGAATACCAGGTACACCGGGAACACCGGGATATCCTGGAACACCACCCCAACCTGGATATCCAGGCAAACCCGGAACACCTGGCACTCCTGGCACAC CTGGAACGCCAGGACAACCCGGCTATCCTGGAACACCACCACAACCCGGATACCCAGGCGAACCCGGAACACCCGGTACACCCGGAACACCAGGAACGCCAGGACAACCCGGCTATCCTGGAACACCACCACAACCCGGATACCCAGGCAAACCCGGAACACCCGGTACACCCGGAACACCAGGAACGCCAGGACAACCCGGCTATCCTGGAACACCACCACAACCTGGATACCCAGGCACGCCTGGAATACCAGGTACACCGGGAACACCGGGATATCCTGGAACACCACCCCAACCTGGATATCCAGGCAAACCCGGAACACCTGGCACTC CTGGCACGCCTGGTACACCAGGATCACCAGGACAACCTGGCTATCCTGAAAAACCACCTCAGCCGGGATACCCAGGCAAACCTGGAGCACCTGGTACCCCTGGTACGCCCGGAACGCCAGGAAAACCCGGCTACCCCGGAAAACCGCCGCAGCCTGGATACCCAGGCAAACCCGGAACACCTGGCACTCCAGGCACACCTGGAACGCCAGGACAACCCGGCTATCCTGGAACACCACCCCAACCTGGATATCCAGGCACACCTGGAATAC CTGGCACTCCTGGCACACCCGGAACACCACCTCAAC CTGGTTATCCTGGAACGCCACCTCAACCTGGATATCCTGGCACACCTGGAACACCTGGCACTCCTGGCACACCCGGAACACCACCTCAGCCTGGATATCCAGGCAAGCCTGGCACACCTGGAACGCCTGGTACACCCGGAACGCCAGGGCAACCTGGCTACCCTGGAACACCGCCGCAACCTGGATACCCGGGCACACCTGGAACGCCTGGAACTCCTGGCACACCCGGAACGCCTGGGCAAC CTGGTTATCCTGGAACGCCACCTCAACATGGATATCCTGGCACACCTGGAACACCTGGCACTCCTGGCACACCCGGAAAACCACCTCAGCCTGGATATCCAGGCAAGCCTGGCACACCTGGAACGCCTGGTACACCCGGAACGCCAGGGCAACCTGGCTACCCTGGAACACCGCCGCAACCTGGATACCCGGGCACACCTGGAACGCCTGGCACTCCTGGCACACCCGGAACACCACCTCAGCCTGGATACCCAGGCAAGCCTGGCACACCCGGAACGCCTGGGCAACCTGGCTACCCTGGAACACCATCGCAACCTGGATACCCGGGCACACCTGGAACGCCTGGATACCCAGGCAAGCCTGGCACACCTGGCACTCCTGACACAC CCGGAACGCCAGGGCAACCCGGATTCCCCGGAATACCACCTCAACCTGGATACCCCGGAACGCCTGGAATACCCGGTGGCCCAGCGCATCCAGGTTATCCTGGTACACCAGGAATTCCGGGCAAACCTGGGAAACCTGGGAAACCGGGGAAACCTGGTAAACCTGGGAAACCTGGCGTCCCAGCAATTCCAGAACAACCACCATATCCTGGTTCATCCGAAACTCCAGAAACTCCCGGCATACCATATCCACCGCCATATCCACCATCTCCTGAATATCCCGTCTCCCCTGGTAGTCCAGGGGCTCCCGGATTGCCTGGAATACCCGGAATACCAGGTAAACCTGGCAGACCTGGCAAACCTGGCAAACCTGCCAAACCAAGCAAACCTGGACATCCATCACATCCTGGTTACCCTGGAAGTCCCGGTTCACCAGGTAGTCCGGGTCATCCTGGTTCTCCTGGTACGCCAGGACATCCTGGCACTCCCGGGACACCAGGAACTCCTGGAATACCCGGCACACCACCAATACCTCCACGTCCAGGTTATCCCGGCATCCCTGGTACACCGGGAATTCCCGGAACACCCGGAACTCCACCAATACCTCCACAGCCAG GTTATCCCGGCATCCCTGGTACACCAGGAATTCCCGGAACACCCGGAACTCCACCAATACCTCCACAGCCAGGTTATCCCGGCATCCCTGGTACACCAGGAATTCCCGGAACACCCGGAACTCCACCAATAC CTCCACAGCCAGGTTATCCCGGCATCCCTGGTACACCAGGAATTCCCGGAACACCCGGAACTCCACCAATACCTCCACAGCCAGGTTATCCCGGCATCCCTGGTACACCAGGAATTCCCGGAACTCCCGGAACTCCACCAATACCTCCTCAGCCAGGTTATCCCGGCATCCCTGGTACACCAGGAATTCCCGGAACACCCGGAACTCCACCAATACCTCCACAGCCAGGTTATCCCGGCATCCCTGGTACACCAGGAATTCCCGGAACACCCGGAACTCCACCAATACCTCCACAGCCAGGTTATCCCGGCATCCCTGGTACACCGGGAATTCCCGGAACACCCGGAACTCCACCAATACCTCCACAACCAGGTTATCCCGGTACCCCCGGTACGCCAGGAACTCCTGGAATACCAGGTATACCTGGAAAACCTGGTAAACCTGGCAAGCCGGGCAGGCCAGGAAAACCTGGGGTTCCACCTGTCCCACCACAACCAGGATACCCTGGAACACCGCCATATCCAGAGATCCCTGGAAAGCCTGGGAAACCTGGACATCATGGACATCCCGGATCATCAACCCCAG ATCAGCCTCCATATCCCCCATATCCAGGATATCCTCCCGGGCATGAAGGCCCAATTGGTGGTGTAGGTCCAGATGGTCCCAATGGCCCATGGCCCAATGGTCCGGATGGTCCTCAAGGACCAAGTGGTCCAGGTGGACCAGGCGGACCAGGCGGGCCAGGTGGCCCTGAAGGTGGAATTGGAGGAGTAGGAGGTATAGGTGGCGATGGACCTCCTGGTCCAGATGGTCCATGGCCGACAGGTTCGCCCGGTCCAGATGGGCCATGGCCTGGTGATCCCGACTACGTGCCTGGAGCTCACCCAACAATTCGTCCACACTACGAAGGGCCAATTAAGATTCAATATCCCATTAAGTATTACGAACCTACGACGCCGACCTCTTATGTTTATCCGTTGTATGGACAGAAGCAAGTAGAACGGTTAACCTCTAACTCTAAGTTcgaattgaaatatttcaataatgaaACTTCGAAGGAAGGCTACGAAAAGAACGTCGAATCTACAACGTTTACATATCCAAGCAAAATAAGCGGTCCCATAGGAGTGAAGGATACATATATAGACTCGCAGTTTGGAAATCGATCCCAGAGACCCGGCTATCAGACAGGACAAGTGAACCAAAATGCGGACGAAATTAATTCCTTGCTGCAAACGCAACGAAAGGAATTGCGTAAATACACAGAACAGGAAGACCAAAGTAACTACGAAGATCTTAAGAAAATTGTATCGCAAATTCCTCAAACTGTTTACGACGAAGTAGGTCCTACCACTAGTGAGAAATACTCCAGCCGAGAGAGATTGCAACAGAGCTCTCGCGAGAATCGTAAATATCCCCAACAAGTGACGAAATTGAGCGAACCGGTGATTCGAATAGAAACGAGCCCCGAAGAAAATACTGCCGCGCTTATCAAACAGGTAAACCAATTATCTGAAAAATCTAGCGAACCGAACTTCGAGTTCGCTGCGATCGGTGTTCAGCCACCGAATCCGATCAATATCAAGCCCTACGAGCAGTCTGTAGGGCCAGACCCTGAAACCTGTCCCTGTTACCTTGTCGAGCCTGGAAACGATACAGTCACAACCACGAGCACGACATCCATTCCTCTCATTGGTCAGCTTGGCTTCATTCCAGTAGTATTTGTACCATACTGTCCGGGCAACGACGAGACGGACAGCGAAAACATGAAAGACATGTTCCCCTCTGCAATGCCTGTCCCATATGCATGCGACACGTGCGGTTTGCAAACCGGAAAAATCGAAACGAAGCTTCTCAGCGTGAATCAGCTTGGCAATATAGAGAATCTTCGCGAGGCCTTGCGGCAAGCAAAACTTGGCTTTTTAAATGTTTCAGCACGGCGTCGGACGGAAAGGAGGGGGGCGAAGAGTCGGCACGTCAAGTGA
- the LOC126920895 gene encoding collagen alpha-5(IV) chain-like isoform X40, with protein sequence MLGRVRAAFFSLVIATSLLQYTQQQGSRQSREVILNISDEQKIQYLNQDFYSNAYNYGYEVSPNGQFHHEVRGPDDITYGCYGYIDPFGKLKTTFYISDGWGYRVVQPGNSVELFLHEHEHHHEDDTGQHHQEHDDHHDHHGVITEWANLYFPEICRQFDGTGSGSNVIPIPGYPGMPEKPSQPGYPGKPGTPGIPGTPGTPGQPGYPGTPPQPGYPGKPGTPGTPGTPGTPGQPGYPGTPPQPGYPGEPGTPGTPGTPGTPGQPGYPGTPPQPGYPGKPGTPGTPGTPGTPGQPGYPGTPPQPGYPGTPGIPGTPGTPGYPGTPPQPGYPGKPGTPGTPGTPGTPGSPGQPGYPEKPPQPGYPGKPGAPGTPGTPGTPGKPGYPGKPPQPGYPGKPGTPGTPGTPGTPGQPGYPGTPPQPGYPGTPGIPGTPGTPGTPPQPGYPGTPPQPGYPGTPGTPGTPGTPGTPPQPGYPGKPGTPGTPGTPGTPGQPGYPGTPPQPGYPGTPGTPGTPGTPGTPGQPGYPGTPPQHGYPGTPGTPGTPGTPGKPPQPGYPGKPGTPGTPGTPGTPGQPGYPGTPPQPGYPGTPGTPGTPGTPGTPPQPGYPGKPGTPGTPGQPGYPGTPSQPGYPGTPGTPGYPGKPGTPGTPDTPGTPGQPGFPGIPPQPGYPGTPGIPGGPAHPGYPGTPGIPGKPGKPGKPGKPGKPGKPGVPAIPEQPPYPGSSETPETPGIPYPPPYPPSPEYPVSPGSPGAPGLPGIPGIPGKPGRPGKPGKPAKPSKPGHPSHPGYPGSPGSPGSPGHPGSPGTPGHPGTPGTPGTPGIPGTPPIPPRPGYPGIPGTPGIPGTPGTPPIPPQPGYPGIPGTPGIPGTPGTPPIPPQPGYPGIPGTPGIPGTPGTPPIPPQPGYPGIPGTPGIPGTPGTPPIPPQPGYPGIPGTPGIPGTPGTPPIPPQPGYPGIPGTPGIPGTPGTPPIPPQPGYPGIPGTPGIPGTPGTPPIPPQPGYPGIPGTPGIPGTPGTPPIPPQPGYPGTPGTPGTPGIPGIPGKPGKPGKPGRPGKPGVPPVPPQPGYPGTPPYPEIPGKPGKPGHHGHPGSSTPDQPPYPPYPGYPPGHEGPIGGVGPDGPNGPWPNGPDGPQGPSGPGGPGGPGGPGGPEGGIGGVGGIGGDGPPGPDGPWPTGSPGPDGPWPGDPDYVPGAHPTIRPHYEGPIKIQYPIKYYEPTTPTSYVYPLYGQKQVERLTSNSKFELKYFNNETSKEGYEKNVESTTFTYPSKISGPIGVKDTYIDSQFGNRSQRPGYQTGQVNQNADEINSLLQTQRKELRKYTEQEDQSNYEDLKKIVSQIPQTVYDEVGPTTSEKYSSRERLQQSSRENRKYPQQVTKLSEPVIRIETSPEENTAALIKQVNQLSEKSSEPNFEFAAIGVQPPNPINIKPYEQSVGPDPETCPCYLVEPGNDTVTTTSTTSIPLIGQLGFIPVVFVPYCPGNDETDSENMKDMFPSAMPVPYACDTCGLQTGKIETKLLSVNQLGNIENLREALRQAKLGFLNVSARRRTERRGAKSRHVK encoded by the exons GTGATTGCCACATCTCTGTTGCAATACACACAGCAACAAGGAAGTAGGCAGAGTAGAGAAGTAATATTGAACATCAGTGACGAGCAGAAAATTCAATACCTAAATCAAGATTTCTATTCGA ATGCATATAATTATGGCTATGAAGTAAGTCCCAACGGACAATTTCATCACGAGGTACGCGGTCCAGACGACATCACGTATGGATGCTATGGATATATTGATCCATTTGGAAAGCTGAAAACAACGTTCTACATCAGCGATGGTTGGGGATATCGAGTTGTTCAACCAGGAAACTCGGTTGAATTGTTCCTTCATGAACACGAACATCACCACGAAGATGACACAGGACAACATCATCAGGAACATGATGATCATCACGATCATCATGGGGTGATTACAGAATGGGCAAATTTGTATTTCCCAGAAATATGTAGACAATTCGATGGAACAGGTTCCGGATCAAACGTCATACCAATACCAG GATATCCTGGAATGCCGGAAAAACCATCACAACCAGGATATCCAGGCAAACCAGGAACTCCTGGTATACCTGGCACACCAGGAACGCCAGGACAACCCGGCTATCCTGGAACACCACCACAAC CCGGATACCCAGGCAAACCCGGAACAC CTGGCACACCAGGCACAC CTGGAACGCCAGGACAACCCGGCTATCCTGGAACACCACCACAACCCGGATACCCAGGCGAACCCGGAACACCCGGTACACCCGGAACACCAGGAACGCCAGGACAACCCGGCTATCCTGGAACACCACCACAACCCGGATACCCAGGCAAACCCGGAACACCCGGTACACCCGGAACACCAGGAACGCCAGGACAACCCGGCTATCCTGGAACACCACCACAACCTGGATACCCAGGCACGCCTGGAATACCAGGTACACCGGGAACACCGGGATATCCTGGAACACCACCCCAACCTGGATATCCAGGCAAACCCGGAACACCTGGCACTC CTGGCACGCCTGGTACACCAGGATCACCAGGACAACCTGGCTATCCTGAAAAACCACCTCAGCCGGGATACCCAGGCAAACCTGGAGCACCTGGTACCCCTGGTACGCCCGGAACGCCAGGAAAACCCGGCTACCCCGGAAAACCGCCGCAGCCTGGATACCCAGGCAAACCCGGAACACCTGGCACTCCAGGCACACCTGGAACGCCAGGACAACCCGGCTATCCTGGAACACCACCCCAACCTGGATATCCAGGCACACCTGGAATAC CTGGCACTCCTGGCACACCCGGAACACCACCTCAAC CTGGTTATCCTGGAACGCCACCTCAACCTGGATATCCTGGCACACCTGGAACACCTGGCACTCCTGGCACACCCGGAACACCACCTCAGCCTGGATATCCAGGCAAGCCTGGCACACCTGGAACGCCTGGTACACCCGGAACGCCAGGGCAACCTGGCTACCCTGGAACACCGCCGCAACCTGGATACCCGGGCACACCTGGAACGCCTGGAACTCCTGGCACACCCGGAACGCCTGGGCAAC CTGGTTATCCTGGAACGCCACCTCAACATGGATATCCTGGCACACCTGGAACACCTGGCACTCCTGGCACACCCGGAAAACCACCTCAGCCTGGATATCCAGGCAAGCCTGGCACACCTGGAACGCCTGGTACACCCGGAACGCCAGGGCAACCTGGCTACCCTGGAACACCGCCGCAACCTGGATACCCGGGCACACCTGGAACGCCTGGCACTCCTGGCACACCCGGAACACCACCTCAGCCTGGATACCCAGGCAAGCCTGGCACACCCGGAACGCCTGGGCAACCTGGCTACCCTGGAACACCATCGCAACCTGGATACCCGGGCACACCTGGAACGCCTGGATACCCAGGCAAGCCTGGCACACCTGGCACTCCTGACACAC CCGGAACGCCAGGGCAACCCGGATTCCCCGGAATACCACCTCAACCTGGATACCCCGGAACGCCTGGAATACCCGGTGGCCCAGCGCATCCAGGTTATCCTGGTACACCAGGAATTCCGGGCAAACCTGGGAAACCTGGGAAACCGGGGAAACCTGGTAAACCTGGGAAACCTGGCGTCCCAGCAATTCCAGAACAACCACCATATCCTGGTTCATCCGAAACTCCAGAAACTCCCGGCATACCATATCCACCGCCATATCCACCATCTCCTGAATATCCCGTCTCCCCTGGTAGTCCAGGGGCTCCCGGATTGCCTGGAATACCCGGAATACCAGGTAAACCTGGCAGACCTGGCAAACCTGGCAAACCTGCCAAACCAAGCAAACCTGGACATCCATCACATCCTGGTTACCCTGGAAGTCCCGGTTCACCAGGTAGTCCGGGTCATCCTGGTTCTCCTGGTACGCCAGGACATCCTGGCACTCCCGGGACACCAGGAACTCCTGGAATACCCGGCACACCACCAATACCTCCACGTCCAGGTTATCCCGGCATCCCTGGTACACCGGGAATTCCCGGAACACCCGGAACTCCACCAATACCTCCACAGCCAG GTTATCCCGGCATCCCTGGTACACCAGGAATTCCCGGAACACCCGGAACTCCACCAATACCTCCACAGCCAGGTTATCCCGGCATCCCTGGTACACCAGGAATTCCCGGAACACCCGGAACTCCACCAATAC CTCCACAGCCAGGTTATCCCGGCATCCCTGGTACACCAGGAATTCCCGGAACACCCGGAACTCCACCAATACCTCCACAGCCAGGTTATCCCGGCATCCCTGGTACACCAGGAATTCCCGGAACTCCCGGAACTCCACCAATACCTCCTCAGCCAGGTTATCCCGGCATCCCTGGTACACCAGGAATTCCCGGAACACCCGGAACTCCACCAATACCTCCACAGCCAGGTTATCCCGGCATCCCTGGTACACCAGGAATTCCCGGAACACCCGGAACTCCACCAATACCTCCACAGCCAGGTTATCCCGGCATCCCTGGTACACCGGGAATTCCCGGAACACCCGGAACTCCACCAATACCTCCACAACCAGGTTATCCCGGTACCCCCGGTACGCCAGGAACTCCTGGAATACCAGGTATACCTGGAAAACCTGGTAAACCTGGCAAGCCGGGCAGGCCAGGAAAACCTGGGGTTCCACCTGTCCCACCACAACCAGGATACCCTGGAACACCGCCATATCCAGAGATCCCTGGAAAGCCTGGGAAACCTGGACATCATGGACATCCCGGATCATCAACCCCAG ATCAGCCTCCATATCCCCCATATCCAGGATATCCTCCCGGGCATGAAGGCCCAATTGGTGGTGTAGGTCCAGATGGTCCCAATGGCCCATGGCCCAATGGTCCGGATGGTCCTCAAGGACCAAGTGGTCCAGGTGGACCAGGCGGACCAGGCGGGCCAGGTGGCCCTGAAGGTGGAATTGGAGGAGTAGGAGGTATAGGTGGCGATGGACCTCCTGGTCCAGATGGTCCATGGCCGACAGGTTCGCCCGGTCCAGATGGGCCATGGCCTGGTGATCCCGACTACGTGCCTGGAGCTCACCCAACAATTCGTCCACACTACGAAGGGCCAATTAAGATTCAATATCCCATTAAGTATTACGAACCTACGACGCCGACCTCTTATGTTTATCCGTTGTATGGACAGAAGCAAGTAGAACGGTTAACCTCTAACTCTAAGTTcgaattgaaatatttcaataatgaaACTTCGAAGGAAGGCTACGAAAAGAACGTCGAATCTACAACGTTTACATATCCAAGCAAAATAAGCGGTCCCATAGGAGTGAAGGATACATATATAGACTCGCAGTTTGGAAATCGATCCCAGAGACCCGGCTATCAGACAGGACAAGTGAACCAAAATGCGGACGAAATTAATTCCTTGCTGCAAACGCAACGAAAGGAATTGCGTAAATACACAGAACAGGAAGACCAAAGTAACTACGAAGATCTTAAGAAAATTGTATCGCAAATTCCTCAAACTGTTTACGACGAAGTAGGTCCTACCACTAGTGAGAAATACTCCAGCCGAGAGAGATTGCAACAGAGCTCTCGCGAGAATCGTAAATATCCCCAACAAGTGACGAAATTGAGCGAACCGGTGATTCGAATAGAAACGAGCCCCGAAGAAAATACTGCCGCGCTTATCAAACAGGTAAACCAATTATCTGAAAAATCTAGCGAACCGAACTTCGAGTTCGCTGCGATCGGTGTTCAGCCACCGAATCCGATCAATATCAAGCCCTACGAGCAGTCTGTAGGGCCAGACCCTGAAACCTGTCCCTGTTACCTTGTCGAGCCTGGAAACGATACAGTCACAACCACGAGCACGACATCCATTCCTCTCATTGGTCAGCTTGGCTTCATTCCAGTAGTATTTGTACCATACTGTCCGGGCAACGACGAGACGGACAGCGAAAACATGAAAGACATGTTCCCCTCTGCAATGCCTGTCCCATATGCATGCGACACGTGCGGTTTGCAAACCGGAAAAATCGAAACGAAGCTTCTCAGCGTGAATCAGCTTGGCAATATAGAGAATCTTCGCGAGGCCTTGCGGCAAGCAAAACTTGGCTTTTTAAATGTTTCAGCACGGCGTCGGACGGAAAGGAGGGGGGCGAAGAGTCGGCACGTCAAGTGA